From the Candidatus Eisenbacteria bacterium genome, the window GCCGAGTCGCGGGCCCGCGCGGACGAGGGCGGGGCCGCCGCGGCGGGGCTCGCCACGGTGCCGTGGAAGATCGGGGAATACTTCCAGTTCTCGATCGACTGGAACGGTCTGAACGGAGGCCACTCCCTGATGCAGGTCCAGAATCTCACGCGGGTGGACGGGCGGCGCGCGTACCGCGTCGTGATGAAGGCCGAGTCGAACTCCTTCGTCTCCAAGTTCTACAAGGTGCGGGATCGAGCCGAGACCTTCATCGACGCCGAGAACCTCACCTCGCGCCGGTTCATCAAGCGGCTGCGCGAGGGGGGATACGAGAAGGACATCGACGTCCGGTTCGACCAGGAGGCGCGGAAGGCCCGGTACAGTGACGGTGAGACCTTCGACGTGGCGGCGGGGGTGCACGACGTGCTCTCCGCGTTCTACTATGTGCGCACGGTGCCGCTCACCACCGGCTCTTCGATCACGATTCCGACCCATGACAACAAGAAGAGCTACGAGATGCTGGTGAAGGTCCACAAGCGCGAGCGCGTCGAAGTCCCCGCGGGCAAGTTCGACTGCGTGGTCGTCGAGCCCATTCTCAAGTCCGAGGGCGTGTTCAAGTCGAAGGGGAGCATCCACGTGTGGCTGACCGACGACGCGCGGCGGATTCCGGTGCTCGTCAAGAGCAAGATCCCGATCGGCTCGATCTCGGTCAGCCTGACCGAGATGCGCCTCGCGTTCCAGGGGAAGCCCTGACCTCGCGCATGGGCCGCCATCCCGAGATCGATCTCAAGGCGGTCCGCACGATCTCGGTGAGCCGCCGGCCGACCAAGGTGCGGGTGGAGCATCTCGCCCCCGCGCCCGATCCCTCGGCGCCGATCGGGCAACTCGAGCAGTTCCTCCCCGATCTCCTGACCGGCGCCTCCTTGCGCGGGCTCCTCCAGTCGTGGGTGCTCGCGCGCGCCGAGGGACGGCCCGTCGTGGCCATGCTGGGCGGCCATGTGGTGAAGACCGGAGTCCAGCGCCCGCTCCTCTCGCTCCTCGAGGCGGGCGCGTTCTCGGCCATCGCGATGAACGGGGCCGCCGCGATCCACGACTTCGAGCTGGCGTTCTGGGGACATACGTCGGAGCCGGTCGAGGAGACGCTCGGCGCGGGGCAGTTCGGCCTCGTCGAGGAGACGCCCGCGCTCTTCAACCAGGCCGTCGCCGAGGGAAACCGGAAGGGAATGGGGATGGGGGAGGCGCTGGGCGAGTTCACGAACGACGCCGAGGCGCCGCACGCGGACGTGAGCCTCCTCGCGCGGGCCGCGACGCTCGGCATCCCGCTCACGGTGCACGTCGCGATCGGAACCGACACCGTCCATCAGCACCCGTCCTTCGACGGCGCGGCGACCGGCGCCGCGACGCACCGGGACTTCCGGATCTTCACGGCGGCGATTCGCGATCTCGAGGGGGGCGTCGTCCTCAACTTCGGCTCCGCCGTGGTGCTCCCCGAGGTGTTCCTGAAAGCGCTCTCGACCGCCCGGAACCTGGGCCACGAGTGCGCGCGGTTCACGGCCGCGAACTTCGACCAGATCCGCCACTACCGTCCCGAGAAGAACGTGCTCGAGCGCCCGCTGCTCGCCGGGGGGAAGGGGTACTCCTTCGTGGGCCCGCACGAGCTCTGGGTGCCGCTCCTCGCGGCGCTCTACCTCGCCCGAGCCCCTCGACCGGCTCCTTGAGCCGTTTCCGCATCCTCGTCGCGCTGCTCGGCATCGTGCTGAGCGCGGCGGCGATCTACTTCCTCGCTCGCTCGATCGACGTCAAGGCGGCGCTCCAGGCTCTCGGGCGGGCCTCGCCCGGCTGGCTCCTCGCCAGCTTCGCGGCCACCGTCTTCGTCTACTACCTTCGATCGCTCCGCTGGGGAGCGCTTCTGAAGCTCCACGCGCGTCCGTCGGCGTCGTCCCTGTTCCGCTCGAACATGATGGGATTCCTCGCCGTCAACACGCTCCCCGCGAGGCTCGGGGAGCTCGTGCGCGCGTACCTGCTCGCGCGGCGGGAGCGGATCTCGACGGCGACCGTGCTGGGCTCGGTGGCCGTGGAGCGAATCCTCGACCTCGCCTTTCTGGGCATTTTCTGGGCGCTGTCGCTTCTGTTTGCTCCCGTCCCTGCCTGGTTCCGGTGGAGCGGAATCGTCACGCTGGCGGTCACGGTGGTGATCGCGGCGGCGCTCTGGGCGATGCAGGCGGCCCGGGGAAAGCGTACCGGGTGGGCGGTTCGAGTCCGGTCCTGGGTGCCGCGCCCGATCCGGGACAAGTTCGCTTCGGCCGCGTCGTCGTTCGGCGCGGGGCTCGAGGTGCTCGCGCGGCCGCGGCTCCTCGCGGAGGCGTTTGCCTGGTCCGTCGCGCTCTGGCTCGCGAGCGGGGCCGTGTTCCTCCTCGCCGGGGAGAGCCTGGGCATGCGGCTTCCGGTCTGGTCGATGTTCGTCCTCACGTTCGTCGTCTGCGTGGGCATCTCGCTCCCCT encodes:
- a CDS encoding DUF3108 domain-containing protein, which codes for AESRARADEGGAAAAGLATVPWKIGEYFQFSIDWNGLNGGHSLMQVQNLTRVDGRRAYRVVMKAESNSFVSKFYKVRDRAETFIDAENLTSRRFIKRLREGGYEKDIDVRFDQEARKARYSDGETFDVAAGVHDVLSAFYYVRTVPLTTGSSITIPTHDNKKSYEMLVKVHKRERVEVPAGKFDCVVVEPILKSEGVFKSKGSIHVWLTDDARRIPVLVKSKIPIGSISVSLTEMRLAFQGKP
- a CDS encoding lysylphosphatidylglycerol synthase transmembrane domain-containing protein: MSRFRILVALLGIVLSAAAIYFLARSIDVKAALQALGRASPGWLLASFAATVFVYYLRSLRWGALLKLHARPSASSLFRSNMMGFLAVNTLPARLGELVRAYLLARRERISTATVLGSVAVERILDLAFLGIFWALSLLFAPVPAWFRWSGIVTLAVTVVIAAALWAMQAARGKRTGWAVRVRSWVPRPIRDKFASAASSFGAGLEVLARPRLLAEAFAWSVALWLASGAVFLLAGESLGMRLPVWSMFVLTFVVCVGISLPSSPGFIGIMEWACVMGLAVVGVQGPEALAFGILYHLTQIGPLLVLGTYFAVRDHVTPARLKALTGSGEGGGRKKRRH